A segment of the Candidatus Bathyarchaeota archaeon genome:
GCGATGCATTCCGCGCCGAAAGCGTTCATCATGGCTTTGCGGTAGGGCTTCTGATCGAAGCTTGCGCGGACCATGTAGACGGTTGCTTCTAAGCCGAATTTGTTAGCGGCAAAAGAGAGCGCGCTGCCCCATTGTCCTGCGCCGGTTTCGGTGGTGACGCGGGTGATGCCTTCTTTCATGTTGTAGTAGGCTTGGGGGACGGCGCTGTTGGTTTTGTGGCTGCCTGAGGGCGAGACGCCTTCGTATTTGTAGTAGATTTTAGCGGGTGTTTTGAGGACTTTTTCGAGGTTTAGGGCTCGGAAAAGCGGTGAGGGGCGCCAGATGCGGTAGACTTCTTGGACTTCGTCGGGGATGTCTATCCAGCGTTCCTGGCTGATTTCTTGTCCGATGATGGCTTTGGGGAAGATTTTGGGGACTATGCCGACGCCCGGTTGCCCTGTTTCCGCTTCTAGGAAGGGCGGGAGGGGGTGGGGGAGGTCGGGGACTATGTTGTACCATTGTTTTGGGATTTCTGATTCTTTAAGTAGGATTTTCTTTTCTGGCAAATCTTTTCGCCTTGCAGAGAACTGTTCTTTGAAGCTTTATTTAAGGCTTTTCTGTACATAAATGTACATGGCGCTTTCTGGGGCAACAAAACCATAAACAACACTTTTATACCTAAACGCACAGAAGCATACATCAGCGCATGAATATGTGGAAGAAAATCGAAAGCCAACTCGACAACTACCCCGAACGCCTCAAAGTCGCACGCGTCCTCATAGAAAACGGCCTATCAGCACAAGGCGACAAAATCTACCTCAACCAAATCGAAATCCCCCCCATCCGCATCGCCCGAGTCGCAGGCGTCGACCGCCGAACCGTCAACGAAACCCTCCACGCCATCCAAGCCAACCCAGAGCTCCGCATGATTTTCGAGGAAATCCGCCCCGCAGGCCACAGCCTCAAAGAAATCGCCAAACACCTCGATTTAGGCGTAATCGAAATCACCCCCACCAGCGCCGCCACACGGGGAATCCTAGCTAACTCCGCCAGCGCCCTAAACAAAGCCGGCCTAGGCATACGCCAAGCCATCGTAGACGACCCCGAATTGTCCCCGGAGCCGAAGCTGACGCTGATTGTAGAAAGAAAAATCCCCGGTGAACTCATCCCAGAACTACTAAAAATCCCCGGAGTAGCAAAAGTCTCAGTCTACTAAACCCAAAACTGTCATCTACAGCGCTCACAAGATTGTTTTGCAGCAGAACCACAACATCGGGGGTTATCATAGTAATCTCTGCCCGCCTGAATAATGCCCTGATCTTGGGTCATCAGAGCAACTTCATTAGGCCAATTCGTGAGGGTCACAAGGGTTTTCATATCAGAAATAAACATAGCTAAGCTGCAGTAGAGACACTTGATGTCTCCCAGGTCGGAGAGGTCTTGAGTGGCTGCGATTTGTGGGGTTACAGCTATGTTGAGTTTTATCCGTCTTTTGTCTTTGGCCTCTTTGAGGGCTGGATGTATCTCTTTGAGGACTTCGGGGAGAGTCATGAACAAGGTAACTTCGCGTTTGGAGTTTTGAATGAGTGTTTTTAGGCGGTTGACGATGCTCTTTTGTCCGCGTATGATGTAGGCGATTTCGAGTTCTTCGGGTTTTTCGGTGCTGTCATAGAGGGGGGTTAGTTTGGTTATAAGGGTGTCTGCTTGTTTCATTTTTTGTTCGAATTGTTCTTTTTGTTGTTGTTTGAGGTTTGTGATGGCTTCGTTTGGTGCGGTTGCTCGGTAGATGGCTGGGGTGCTTTGTTGGATGGTGAGCATGCCTTTTTTGGATAGGCTGTCTAGGGCGTAGTATATTTTTGAGTCGGGGATTTTTGTTTGGTTGCAGAGTGCGTTTGCGGTCATGTTTGGGTGGGTTAGGAGGGTGAAGTAGGTCAGGGCTTCGTGGGTTGTTAGACCGAGTTCTTTGAGTTGGAGGGTTATTTGGTTGGTGGCTGTGTCTTCCATGGGTGTTTCCTTCTTCTTTCTTGTGAGTAAGTGTGAGAAAACTGTTAAATAGTTTTCTACTACCGAAAAGTAGTAGATGATAATAAATGAGTAAGCAATCATGCGGTTGCAGCACCGCAAAACCAACTACACAAAAACA
Coding sequences within it:
- a CDS encoding amino acid-binding protein; the protein is MWKKIESQLDNYPERLKVARVLIENGLSAQGDKIYLNQIEIPPIRIARVAGVDRRTVNETLHAIQANPELRMIFEEIRPAGHSLKEIAKHLDLGVIEITPTSAATRGILANSASALNKAGLGIRQAIVDDPELSPEPKLTLIVERKIPGELIPELLKIPGVAKVSVY